One genomic window of Deltaproteobacteria bacterium includes the following:
- a CDS encoding radical SAM protein, whose amino-acid sequence MKRISDPDQLAEAGLVPAEKLEALHRVASRWAVSITPAMQARIDPADPADPIARQLVPSVAELAIASDEREDPIGDAAYSPVKGITHRYPDRVLLKPTHTCAVYCRFCFRREAVGPGGESLSPAELDAALAYISRDERIWEVILSGGDPLILSPRRLGEIVRRLDAIGHLGVIRVHTRVPAAEPERVDAELVAALRANKAVWIVLHANHARELDEPTRAAVARLVDAGLPVLAQTVLLAGVG is encoded by the coding sequence ATGAAGCGGATCAGCGACCCGGACCAGCTCGCCGAGGCGGGGCTGGTGCCGGCCGAGAAGCTCGAGGCGCTACACCGGGTGGCGTCGCGCTGGGCGGTGTCGATCACGCCGGCCATGCAGGCGCGGATCGACCCCGCCGACCCCGCCGATCCGATCGCGAGGCAGCTCGTGCCGAGCGTCGCCGAGCTCGCCATAGCCAGCGACGAACGCGAGGATCCGATCGGCGACGCGGCGTATTCACCGGTGAAGGGAATCACGCACCGCTACCCCGACCGCGTACTGCTCAAGCCCACGCACACCTGCGCGGTGTACTGCCGCTTCTGCTTCCGGCGCGAGGCGGTCGGCCCGGGCGGTGAGTCGCTCTCGCCCGCCGAGCTCGACGCCGCGCTCGCGTACATATCGCGCGACGAGCGGATCTGGGAGGTGATCCTCTCCGGCGGCGATCCGCTGATCCTCTCGCCGCGCAGGCTCGGCGAGATCGTGCGCAGGCTCGACGCGATCGGGCACCTGGGCGTGATCCGCGTGCACACGCGCGTGCCCGCGGCCGAGCCGGAACGCGTCGACGCCGAGCTCGTCGCCGCGCTTCGCGCGAACAAGGCGGTCTGGATCGTGCTGCACGCCAACCACGCGCGCGAGCTCGACGAGCCGACGCGCGCCGCGGTCGCGCGACTGGTGGATGCGGGGCTGCCGGTGCTCGCGCAAACGGTCCTGCTCGCGGGCGTGGGG
- the genX gene encoding EF-P lysine aminoacylase GenX — MSDPRPFWHPERFAGRRGFLDARARIATALRAHFAREGFVEVETPALQVSPGLEPHLFAFETRLRAPDRPGERLRYLHTSPEFAMKKLLVAGLPRIFQLSHAFRNAERSSTHHPEFTMLEWYRAGRDYEALMDDCEALLRAALDASGSARLSFRGLDCDPRLPAERLRVADAFSRYAGLDVFALVPGPGDTYEDQFFRVLLNQIEPKLGVGRPTLLYDWPIALGALARAKPADTRVAERVELYVAGLELGNGFSELTDAAEQRLRFERDQAEKARLYGARYPIDGDFLAALEHGLPASAGMALGFDRLVMCATGAERIEDVLWAPVDAE, encoded by the coding sequence GTGTCGGACCCGCGGCCCTTCTGGCATCCGGAGCGTTTTGCCGGGCGGCGCGGCTTCCTGGATGCGCGCGCGCGGATCGCGACCGCCCTGCGCGCGCACTTCGCGCGCGAGGGCTTCGTCGAGGTCGAGACGCCGGCGCTGCAGGTCTCGCCCGGGCTCGAGCCACACCTGTTCGCGTTCGAGACGCGGCTTCGCGCGCCCGACCGGCCCGGCGAGCGACTGCGCTACCTGCACACCTCGCCGGAGTTCGCGATGAAGAAGCTGCTGGTCGCCGGCCTGCCGCGGATCTTCCAGCTCTCGCACGCGTTCCGGAACGCCGAGCGCTCGTCGACCCACCACCCCGAGTTCACCATGCTCGAGTGGTACCGGGCCGGCCGCGATTACGAAGCGCTGATGGACGACTGCGAGGCGCTGCTTCGCGCGGCGCTCGACGCGAGCGGAAGCGCGCGGCTCTCGTTTCGCGGGCTCGACTGCGATCCGCGACTTCCGGCGGAGCGGCTCCGCGTCGCCGATGCGTTCTCGCGCTACGCCGGCCTCGACGTCTTCGCGCTCGTCCCCGGCCCGGGCGACACCTACGAGGATCAGTTCTTCCGCGTGCTGCTGAACCAGATCGAGCCGAAGCTCGGCGTCGGCCGCCCCACCCTGCTCTACGACTGGCCGATCGCCCTCGGGGCGCTCGCGCGCGCGAAGCCAGCCGACACCCGCGTGGCGGAGCGCGTGGAGCTTTACGTCGCCGGGCTCGAGCTGGGCAACGGCTTCTCGGAGCTCACCGACGCCGCCGAGCAGAGGCTCCGCTTCGAGCGCGATCAGGCCGAGAAGGCGCGGCTCTACGGAGCGCGCTATCCCATCGACGGTGACTTCCTGGCCGCGCTCGAGCACGGGCTCCCGGCGAGCGCGGGAATGGCGCTCGGCTTCGACCGGCTCGTGATGTGCGCGACCGGCGCCGAGCGGATCGAGGACGTGCTCTGGGCGCCGGTGGACGCGGAATGA